Proteins co-encoded in one Desulfitobacterium hafniense DCB-2 genomic window:
- a CDS encoding ABC transporter ATP-binding protein, whose amino-acid sequence MVILKTTDLRKYYGEGDTAVRALDGVNLAVDKGEFVAVVGTSGSGKSTLLHLLGGLDRPSGGTVAVDGKEIFSLKDEELTIFRRRKIGFVFQSYNLVPVLNIYENIILPIQLDGNEPDEEYVTRIVQTLGLESKLQNLPGQLSGGQQQRVAIARAIATKPAIILADEPTGNLDSRTSQDVMGLLKVTGEKFRQTIVMITHNEELAQLADRIIRIEDGKIAGGGRT is encoded by the coding sequence ATGGTTATTTTAAAAACAACGGACCTGCGCAAATATTACGGCGAGGGTGATACGGCTGTCCGCGCTCTGGACGGGGTGAACCTGGCGGTGGACAAGGGAGAGTTCGTCGCTGTGGTGGGCACTTCCGGCAGCGGCAAATCCACTCTGCTCCATTTGCTGGGAGGGCTTGACCGGCCCAGCGGCGGGACGGTTGCCGTGGATGGCAAGGAAATTTTCTCCCTGAAGGATGAAGAGCTGACAATTTTCCGGCGGCGCAAGATCGGCTTTGTCTTCCAGAGCTATAACCTGGTGCCGGTGCTCAATATCTATGAGAACATTATTTTACCCATCCAATTGGATGGCAATGAACCGGACGAGGAGTATGTGACCCGAATCGTTCAAACCTTGGGTTTGGAAAGCAAGCTGCAGAATCTTCCCGGCCAGCTTTCCGGGGGCCAGCAGCAGCGGGTGGCCATCGCCAGAGCCATAGCAACCAAACCGGCCATTATCCTGGCCGATGAACCCACCGGGAATCTGGACAGCAGAACCAGTCAGGACGTGATGGGGCTTCTCAAAGTGACCGGGGAAAAGTTCAGGCAGACCATCGTCATGATTACCCATAATGAAGAATTGGCCCAGCTGGCTGATCGGATCATCCGCATTGAGGATGGCAAAATAGCAGGTGGTGGGCGAACATGA
- a CDS encoding ABC transporter permease — MIKVKNNKAIRTLADRNFRTAGTRNLIAVIAIALTAILFTSVFTMGFGLVESTQRASMIMSGGDGHAAVKYVTDEAYERIREHPLIEEMAYCRILSDSVDNQALIRRHTEFWYYDDVGLKYGFAEPTGGHKPQAGNEVIADTKTLELLGVPLEVGAPLTLEITVHGRQVLRDFILAGWWESDPGFNIGQIFASRAYVDAHRDELHYTYPEDKSLTGTVTGYLKFANSLNIAENLEKVVTESGFSMEEGDPNYLATGVNWAYLSTVVGMDAGTLTALASALLLFVLTGYLIIYNIFQISVLRDIRFYGLLKTIGTTGRQLRAIIRRQALRLSLIGIPLGLLAGFLVGKALVPYLMERSSYAGSGVSVSPDPLIFAGAALFALFTVWISAHKPGKMAAGISPVEAVRYTDQERSSGKKLKKSRHGAKPWRMAMANLGRNKRRTVLVILSLSLSIVLTNTVFTISQSVDLNKGLEKFSDSDFLLGHANLFNNQYDGESSALSESFISAAGAQEGFETGGRLYGSWASYQSGTSAQIMNRQPDGSLATALYGLEEFPFSRLKLVDGELDREKLAGGDYVLEGIQADDQGKVETGRFNHQVGDKITLNCGGTEWEMTVLGHVVANPQTNTNGSWIGSAFFLPADIYRELTGNSFPMSYAFNVAEAQERDLENFLKRYTAEIEPTMNYSSKFTALSSLEGLRNTAVLIGGSLAAIIGIIGVLNFVNAVLTGILTRHRELAMLQSIGMTRRQLVGMLCSEGGCYAALTGISSILLSVGFSLLILRPLSEQIWFLSYRFVFWPLLIILPLLFVLGALVPYTVYYATAKQSIVERLRMAE, encoded by the coding sequence ATGATCAAGGTGAAAAACAACAAAGCCATCCGTACTCTGGCCGACCGCAACTTCCGCACAGCGGGAACCCGCAACCTGATTGCCGTGATAGCCATCGCTCTGACGGCCATTCTCTTCACCAGTGTTTTTACCATGGGCTTTGGCCTGGTGGAAAGCACCCAGCGGGCCTCCATGATCATGTCCGGGGGAGATGGGCATGCCGCTGTCAAATATGTCACAGATGAAGCTTATGAGCGGATCAGAGAGCATCCCCTGATCGAGGAAATGGCTTACTGCCGAATACTGAGCGACAGCGTGGATAACCAGGCCCTGATCAGGCGGCATACGGAATTCTGGTACTATGACGATGTGGGGTTAAAGTACGGTTTTGCGGAGCCCACCGGCGGGCATAAACCTCAGGCCGGGAATGAAGTGATCGCCGATACCAAAACCCTGGAGCTGTTAGGGGTTCCGCTGGAAGTGGGAGCACCGCTTACTCTGGAGATCACGGTTCATGGCCGGCAGGTCCTGCGGGATTTCATCCTGGCCGGCTGGTGGGAAAGCGATCCGGGGTTCAATATTGGTCAGATCTTTGCCTCCCGAGCTTATGTGGATGCCCATCGGGATGAGCTGCACTACACCTATCCCGAGGATAAATCTCTGACAGGTACCGTCACAGGCTACCTTAAGTTTGCTAACAGCCTGAACATTGCGGAAAATCTGGAGAAGGTTGTGACGGAAAGCGGCTTCTCCATGGAAGAGGGCGACCCCAACTACCTGGCCACCGGCGTCAACTGGGCGTATCTGTCCACTGTGGTGGGGATGGATGCCGGGACCCTGACTGCTCTGGCCAGTGCCCTGCTCTTGTTTGTCCTGACAGGCTATCTTATTATTTACAATATCTTTCAGATCTCGGTCCTACGGGATATCCGCTTTTATGGCCTGCTCAAAACCATCGGTACCACCGGCCGTCAGCTGCGGGCCATCATCCGCCGTCAAGCTCTGCGGCTCTCCTTGATCGGCATTCCTCTGGGGCTGCTGGCAGGATTTTTGGTGGGGAAGGCCTTGGTTCCCTACTTGATGGAGCGCTCCAGCTACGCCGGCAGCGGGGTTTCCGTATCTCCCGATCCCCTCATCTTCGCCGGGGCGGCCCTGTTTGCTTTATTTACGGTTTGGATCAGTGCCCATAAACCGGGAAAAATGGCGGCCGGAATATCCCCTGTGGAAGCGGTGCGCTATACGGATCAGGAGCGCAGCAGCGGCAAAAAGCTCAAAAAGTCCCGCCATGGCGCTAAACCCTGGCGGATGGCTATGGCCAATCTCGGGCGCAACAAACGCCGCACTGTGCTGGTTATCCTCAGTCTCAGTCTGAGCATTGTGCTGACCAACACGGTATTTACGATTTCCCAAAGCGTTGACTTGAACAAAGGGCTGGAGAAGTTCAGCGATTCGGACTTTCTGCTGGGTCATGCTAATCTGTTCAACAATCAATACGACGGTGAAAGCAGTGCCCTCAGCGAGAGTTTTATCTCTGCTGCCGGCGCTCAGGAAGGGTTTGAAACCGGGGGGCGCCTCTATGGCTCCTGGGCCAGCTATCAGAGCGGGACTTCGGCTCAAATCATGAACAGGCAGCCGGACGGTTCTTTGGCCACTGCCCTTTACGGGCTGGAGGAATTCCCCTTTTCCCGCTTGAAGCTTGTGGATGGTGAACTGGATCGGGAAAAGCTGGCCGGCGGGGATTATGTCCTGGAGGGCATACAAGCGGATGACCAGGGGAAGGTGGAAACCGGCCGCTTTAATCACCAGGTGGGGGACAAGATCACCTTGAATTGCGGCGGTACAGAATGGGAAATGACGGTTCTGGGCCATGTGGTGGCCAATCCTCAGACCAATACTAATGGTTCCTGGATAGGCTCGGCCTTCTTTTTACCGGCTGATATCTACCGGGAGCTGACCGGCAATTCCTTCCCCATGAGCTATGCCTTTAACGTGGCGGAAGCTCAGGAGCGGGACCTGGAGAACTTCCTGAAAAGATATACGGCGGAAATTGAGCCTACTATGAACTACAGCTCGAAATTTACCGCCCTGTCCTCTCTGGAAGGCCTGCGGAACACCGCCGTTCTGATCGGCGGCAGTTTGGCGGCGATTATCGGCATAATCGGTGTACTCAACTTTGTCAATGCCGTCTTAACCGGTATCCTGACCCGTCACCGGGAATTGGCCATGCTGCAGAGCATCGGGATGACCCGCCGGCAGCTGGTGGGCATGCTCTGCAGCGAGGGGGGCTGTTATGCGGCCTTGACCGGGATAAGTTCCATCCTGCTGAGCGTAGGCTTCTCGCTGCTTATTCTGCGTCCTTTGAGCGAACAAATCTGGTTTTTAAGCTATCGCTTCGTATTTTGGCCCTTGCTGATTATTCTGCCCCTGCTCTTTGTTCTGGGAGCCCTCGTTCCCTATACCGTTTATTATGCAACCGCTAAACAAAGCATTGTGGAACGGCTGAGAATGGCCGAGTAA
- a CDS encoding SHOCT domain-containing protein codes for MPFMSVEKSVHVKATPQNCILAFKEAISTLDKYSIRCENTSTNTIEVDKKLSFTRGGNGENVSFSAKPVGSGCDILITVSSKGLPYLLWQRNCEKVAQDTLSAFSEKIQSYLTNEQDEKSVFLSAADEIKKYKELLDIGAISPDEYEAKKKQLLAL; via the coding sequence ATGCCATTTATGTCGGTAGAAAAATCAGTTCACGTTAAGGCAACTCCTCAAAATTGTATTTTAGCATTTAAAGAAGCGATCTCTACTTTGGACAAATACTCTATCCGTTGTGAAAATACAAGTACAAATACTATTGAAGTGGATAAAAAATTAAGTTTTACTCGCGGTGGAAACGGTGAAAATGTAAGTTTTTCCGCCAAACCAGTTGGGAGTGGTTGCGACATTCTTATAACTGTGTCATCAAAAGGCCTGCCCTATTTGCTCTGGCAAAGGAATTGTGAAAAAGTTGCCCAGGACACTTTGTCGGCATTCTCGGAAAAGATTCAGAGCTATTTGACAAACGAACAAGACGAGAAAAGTGTTTTCTTAAGTGCAGCTGATGAAATTAAAAAATATAAGGAGCTTTTAGACATAGGTGCAATTTCTCCAGATGAATATGAAGCTAAAAAGAAACAATTGCTTGCATTATAA
- a CDS encoding LysM peptidoglycan-binding domain-containing protein: MQKKHWRLSILKITKAISSTLLVTLFMFTAIPSAVFGVSADKYSYSLTGKIGTETATLQFEPSPAEEYEVVLVEANAEVKFTPKETMSATIRAYDPDGFYAGSLMWTIDGQEEAVTEIEANQTATAILTEYFWGMEPYYVLSFGNADDTTTKIVYKISDGVAAPAPETTPAPTEEPAPAPTPEPAPAPTPEPAPVPTPEPTPAPAPAPAPAPAPAPTPAPVAESQGNVTYAVQAGDTLGTIALNNYGSYEYHTKIYNANKELLKKNNNNLTVGMSLVLPGDGLLPALKSESGTIYTVQAGDTLGKIAAKHYGDASKYMNIYEANKDRIKNPNLIFEGQKIVLTK, encoded by the coding sequence ATGCAAAAAAAACATTGGAGGTTAAGCATCTTGAAGATTACTAAAGCAATTTCTTCAACTCTGTTAGTCACCCTATTTATGTTCACAGCCATCCCGTCAGCAGTTTTCGGTGTCTCCGCGGACAAGTATTCCTATTCTTTGACCGGTAAAATTGGCACCGAAACCGCAACCCTTCAGTTCGAACCCAGTCCAGCTGAGGAATACGAAGTTGTTCTTGTGGAAGCGAACGCTGAAGTAAAGTTCACACCCAAAGAAACAATGTCGGCCACTATCAGAGCCTATGACCCTGACGGTTTCTATGCAGGCAGCCTCATGTGGACCATAGACGGCCAGGAAGAAGCCGTAACCGAAATTGAAGCCAACCAAACAGCAACTGCAATTCTTACCGAGTATTTCTGGGGTATGGAACCTTACTATGTACTTAGTTTTGGTAATGCTGATGATACTACTACCAAAATCGTTTACAAGATTTCCGATGGCGTAGCAGCTCCGGCTCCGGAAACTACTCCTGCTCCGACCGAAGAACCTGCTCCTGCTCCAACTCCAGAGCCTGCTCCCGCTCCAACTCCAGAACCAGCCCCTGTTCCGACTCCGGAACCGACCCCAGCTCCAGCTCCGGCTCCAGCTCCGGCACCTGCTCCTGCCCCCACTCCGGCACCTGTAGCAGAATCTCAAGGAAATGTTACATATGCAGTACAAGCAGGGGATACTTTGGGAACTATTGCTTTAAACAATTATGGAAGCTATGAGTATCATACCAAAATCTATAATGCCAATAAGGAACTCCTTAAGAAAAACAACAATAACCTCACTGTCGGCATGAGCCTCGTTTTACCTGGTGATGGACTGTTGCCTGCTCTTAAAAGCGAAAGCGGAACAATTTATACTGTCCAAGCCGGAGACACACTTGGCAAGATTGCTGCGAAGCATTATGGAGATGCAAGCAAATATATGAATATTTATGAGGCCAACAAGGATAGAATTAAGAACCCCAACCTGATCTTTGAAGGACAAAAGATTGTTTTAACAAAATAG
- a CDS encoding GNAT family N-acetyltransferase codes for MRIIKAAYEHFEIVQKIVNETIGTAYPNYYPQGAVDFFLRHHSREAIQKAIAGNEVFLLEAEGEFVGTGSIKENEINRLFVLPAYQGKGFGTFMMDELEELIFAAYPEAVLDASLPAYEMYSHRGYVPVEYHRIKTDNGHYLCYHVMKKGCCGKSDSPSD; via the coding sequence ATGAGAATTATTAAAGCTGCATATGAGCATTTTGAGATTGTTCAAAAGATCGTCAACGAGACCATTGGAACTGCATATCCAAACTATTATCCCCAGGGTGCCGTGGATTTTTTTCTGCGCCACCATTCACGTGAGGCCATCCAAAAGGCAATTGCCGGTAATGAAGTATTCCTGTTGGAAGCAGAAGGGGAGTTCGTCGGCACAGGAAGCATCAAGGAGAATGAAATAAACCGGCTTTTTGTGTTGCCGGCCTATCAGGGCAAAGGTTTTGGAACCTTCATGATGGACGAATTGGAGGAGCTTATTTTCGCTGCATATCCGGAAGCTGTATTGGATGCTTCACTCCCGGCCTATGAGATGTACAGCCACAGAGGGTATGTACCGGTTGAATATCATCGCATAAAAACAGATAATGGCCATTATCTGTGCTATCACGTTATGAAGAAAGGCTGTTGCGGGAAATCTGATTCCCCCTCAGACTGA
- a CDS encoding nitroreductase family protein — MSHRKQNLQPGIEFANVTCIAYSMHLAAACLGLGSVFIWGSLEAMREIPELDNTAVLNLPDDFEPLLGIAIGHPEQKFKARDLRTDKLAINYL, encoded by the coding sequence GTGTCTCACAGGAAACAGAATTTACAACCCGGCATTGAGTTCGCAAATGTCACATGCATTGCCTATTCTATGCACCTGGCCGCTGCATGCCTCGGCTTAGGCAGCGTCTTTATCTGGGGTTCTCTTGAAGCAATGCGCGAAATCCCTGAACTTGATAATACAGCGGTTCTGAACCTCCCCGATGACTTTGAACCCCTGTTAGGTATTGCCATCGGCCATCCGGAGCAGAAATTTAAGGCGCGGGATTTAAGAACAGATAAACTAGCCATTAATTACTTATGA
- a CDS encoding cell wall-binding repeat-containing protein has protein sequence MKKLKLTVILCLILFMSIVPLNTYALSSPSALTNSPGLSDGSIEAGERISGEDRYETAAAIARAGWDTAHYAIIASGESFPDALCAASLAKQYNAPILLTPKNTLAKATEEILLAKGVKEVMIIGGPGVISENVIKSIEDLGIDAARIAGINRYETSLKVAQAMGDFKEAVIASGQHFQDVLSIASIAAKKGMPIIFTPQDSISSDLKNLLEQKIENTYVLGSDDAISDAVYRQLPSPRRFTGSDWYELNVAIVEAFAPELDMSLCFVAAGSSYPDTLAGSALAASSGSPVLLVGSPLKEVTSSFLQENSPHIQKIVAFGGTSALADNLLDTIAVKAGVADNAKGNAIGNEIGSESRELAVSNLKATAVSAKQIYLAWDNNSEASLYTVYRAAAADGRYMELATAFSPYYIDTSLNPGTTYYYKVKAHTKSESGPYSKIISGTTPPVSENLSQPQNVAVSVADAHQANISWDAVSHADYYDVYRAASANGAFVRIATVEHPYYLDADLTSGVAYYYRIQAVSASSVSPYSAVVQTGGDKDPGSPSSAGAGSATDTISDTNTLGTPGGFEVISLETGEVYLGWNKVDNATYYTIYKSASKTGPYSILGTVVNTHYYDDNLLSKTAYYYKIQACNETSKGSQTEAKYVITK, from the coding sequence ATGAAAAAGCTGAAGCTTACTGTCATCCTTTGCTTAATTTTATTCATGAGCATAGTGCCTCTGAATACCTATGCTCTGAGTTCTCCGTCAGCCCTCACCAATAGCCCCGGACTGAGTGATGGCTCCATAGAAGCGGGGGAGCGAATTTCAGGAGAGGATCGCTACGAAACTGCCGCGGCAATAGCCAGAGCGGGCTGGGATACTGCGCACTATGCCATCATAGCCAGTGGCGAGAGCTTTCCGGATGCTTTATGCGCGGCATCCCTTGCCAAGCAGTATAACGCTCCCATCCTGCTCACACCGAAAAACACCTTGGCAAAAGCGACAGAAGAAATCCTTTTGGCTAAGGGTGTTAAAGAGGTCATGATTATCGGCGGCCCAGGAGTGATCAGCGAAAATGTCATCAAGAGCATTGAGGATCTGGGTATTGATGCAGCAAGAATAGCCGGAATAAACCGCTATGAAACCTCACTGAAGGTAGCCCAGGCTATGGGTGACTTTAAGGAGGCAGTTATTGCTTCAGGCCAACATTTTCAAGATGTTTTATCCATTGCCTCCATAGCGGCTAAAAAAGGCATGCCGATTATCTTCACACCCCAAGACAGCATTTCCTCAGACCTGAAAAACCTACTGGAGCAAAAAATTGAGAATACTTATGTCCTGGGAAGCGATGATGCCATAAGTGACGCGGTCTACAGACAGCTTCCTTCTCCCCGGCGCTTCACAGGTTCCGATTGGTATGAGCTGAATGTAGCTATTGTCGAAGCCTTTGCCCCTGAACTGGATATGAGCCTATGCTTTGTCGCTGCCGGCTCGTCCTATCCTGATACTTTAGCAGGCTCAGCCCTGGCAGCCTCATCTGGTTCACCTGTGCTTTTGGTCGGCAGCCCGCTGAAAGAAGTCACCAGCAGTTTCCTCCAGGAGAACAGCCCCCACATCCAGAAGATTGTCGCCTTTGGCGGAACAAGCGCCCTGGCGGATAATCTGCTGGATACAATTGCCGTGAAAGCAGGAGTGGCAGATAATGCAAAAGGTAATGCAATAGGTAATGAAATAGGCAGCGAAAGCAGAGAACTGGCCGTGTCCAATCTTAAAGCCACAGCGGTGAGCGCCAAACAAATCTATCTTGCCTGGGATAATAACAGCGAGGCTTCTTTATACACTGTCTACAGGGCTGCAGCCGCTGACGGAAGGTATATGGAGCTTGCCACAGCTTTTTCTCCCTATTATATTGACACCTCTCTTAACCCGGGAACAACTTATTACTATAAAGTAAAAGCACACACCAAATCCGAGTCCGGCCCCTACTCAAAGATCATCAGCGGAACAACTCCGCCGGTCAGTGAAAACTTATCCCAGCCCCAAAATGTGGCGGTCTCGGTAGCGGATGCCCATCAAGCCAACATCAGCTGGGATGCAGTGAGTCATGCAGATTATTATGATGTCTACAGGGCGGCCTCTGCCAATGGAGCATTTGTGCGCATTGCAACGGTTGAGCATCCCTACTACCTGGATGCGGATTTGACTTCCGGGGTTGCTTATTATTATAGGATTCAGGCTGTGAGCGCCTCATCTGTAAGCCCTTATTCCGCAGTTGTTCAGACCGGCGGGGACAAGGACCCGGGAAGCCCCTCAAGCGCTGGTGCCGGTTCTGCCACGGATACTATCTCAGACACGAATACACTGGGAACTCCCGGGGGCTTCGAGGTGATTTCCTTGGAGACAGGTGAAGTTTATCTGGGTTGGAATAAGGTAGACAACGCTACCTACTATACGATATACAAATCTGCATCGAAAACAGGACCGTATAGCATTTTAGGCACAGTTGTCAATACCCACTATTACGACGACAATCTGCTTTCCAAGACAGCCTATTATTACAAGATTCAAGCCTGTAATGAAACCTCAAAAGGATCGCAAACTGAAGCTAAATACGTGATTACAAAGTAA
- a CDS encoding type II toxin-antitoxin system Phd/YefM family antitoxin, whose product MRVPSTEVQNNFGKYLKFVEVHEEIIVTKNGRDIARILPCDEPHKSLVAEEAAEYQTRGGRVTYEEFLELVESSDQRFELIDGVIYNLASPSYGHQYAVREIMGTFYNWFKNKKCIPLTSPFDVTFFKTEDNICVVQPDIIMICDPDNMDKKGKYKGVPALVVEVLSMSTRSKDIIKKLELYRQCGVKEYWMVDPKNKLINVYVLEQQEIADIRAFQKGAHEYAESACFSGLKVELAEVFLS is encoded by the coding sequence ATGAGAGTTCCTTCGACGGAGGTCCAGAACAATTTTGGCAAGTATTTAAAGTTTGTGGAAGTCCATGAAGAAATCATTGTGACCAAAAACGGCAGGGATATTGCCAGAATCCTGCCCTGTGACGAGCCTCATAAAAGCCTGGTGGCGGAGGAGGCCGCCGAGTATCAAACCCGTGGGGGAAGGGTGACGTATGAAGAGTTTCTGGAACTGGTGGAGTCTTCCGATCAGCGGTTTGAGCTGATCGACGGCGTTATCTATAATCTGGCCTCCCCTTCTTACGGACATCAATATGCCGTTCGCGAAATAATGGGTACCTTTTATAACTGGTTTAAGAATAAAAAGTGTATCCCCCTCACTTCGCCTTTTGATGTGACCTTTTTTAAAACAGAGGATAACATCTGTGTGGTTCAGCCGGATATCATCATGATCTGCGATCCGGATAACATGGACAAAAAGGGGAAGTACAAAGGAGTTCCCGCCTTGGTGGTTGAAGTTCTCTCCATGTCCACCAGAAGCAAGGATATTATTAAAAAGCTGGAGCTTTACCGGCAATGCGGCGTCAAGGAGTACTGGATGGTTGACCCGAAAAATAAGCTGATCAATGTCTATGTTCTGGAGCAGCAGGAAATCGCCGATATCAGGGCCTTTCAGAAGGGGGCTCATGAATATGCTGAATCGGCCTGTTTCAGTGGTTTGAAGGTGGAGCTGGCTGAAGTGTTTTTATCATGA
- a CDS encoding AAA family ATPase: MKSKNLSPYIKYIELDRVRVPSFSRYPFHLPAVRNLDTLALHPKVTFLVGENGSGKSTILEAIAVAYGFNAEGGTKNFNFSSRRTHSDLSDYVKVVKGTRTPRNGFFLRAESFYNFASNLDDLDSEMAFGPSLIDSYGGRSLHEQSHGESFFAVFLNRFSGDGVYILDEPEAALSPSRQMSMLSRMHELVGEGAQFIIATHSPIIMAYPDALIYQIADDIEQVGYQETEHYRITRAFLNHPQKMLKLLLE; encoded by the coding sequence ATGAAATCAAAAAACCTAAGCCCATACATCAAGTATATTGAACTGGACCGGGTCCGGGTTCCGTCATTTTCCCGGTATCCCTTTCATTTGCCGGCGGTAAGGAATTTGGACACCTTAGCGCTGCATCCTAAGGTGACTTTTCTTGTCGGTGAGAATGGTTCCGGAAAGTCAACCATTTTAGAAGCTATCGCTGTGGCCTATGGTTTCAATGCTGAGGGGGGAACCAAAAACTTCAATTTTTCATCCAGAAGGACCCATTCAGATTTGAGCGATTATGTGAAAGTTGTGAAAGGGACGAGAACCCCTCGGAACGGTTTTTTCCTGCGGGCGGAAAGTTTCTACAATTTCGCCTCGAATCTTGATGATCTGGATTCGGAAATGGCTTTCGGGCCGTCCTTAATCGATTCTTACGGGGGCCGTTCTTTGCATGAGCAATCCCATGGCGAATCCTTTTTCGCTGTCTTTCTGAACCGGTTCAGCGGCGACGGCGTCTATATTCTGGATGAACCTGAGGCGGCCTTATCCCCATCCCGGCAAATGTCCATGCTCAGCAGGATGCATGAATTAGTGGGGGAGGGGGCTCAGTTTATTATTGCCACCCACTCCCCGATCATCATGGCCTATCCGGACGCGCTGATCTACCAAATAGCGGATGACATTGAGCAGGTTGGTTATCAGGAAACCGAGCATTACCGGATAACCCGCGCTTTTTTAAATCATCCGCAAAAAATGCTTAAACTCTTATTGGAATGA